A genomic stretch from Mya arenaria isolate MELC-2E11 chromosome 10, ASM2691426v1 includes:
- the LOC128205934 gene encoding uncharacterized protein LOC128205934 codes for MCVFSQHPRCDNIQEIAMAAKHSKDDERKNIRTSIITASEVIMKCKDDQMNNVSRAEELVKEVDDFNQTLLKKIEKAKERFVREMTDCIKQEEERLNTRRITAETLKKELDKLLAMLDSVHGNGKESEIFILNHILKMTQDNALQTLNTLLDNDYTVNMGLKLDKNLSKIKTTDVAIFSRKKTQEPKPISLNGDTTSVNNVHQRPTLTLLKTMDLMKTGDDKYQPYMTGMDFLPDGRIIAVDNCNWKCFILSDSLKRFDAFYKFKNYPRDVTSYSDDNIAVTVNDRTICLLTVGIDNTITPMKTLNMATYCDSICPLNNHTFVVSTCDDPLPAKMINVNGQRSDFENVRFPLKTYKIDESKCAYIPSRDLLVFTDRYANTVYTFNTVTGKITEITDSRIREPRGVSVGPDDSVYVCSENTNTIIKISPGGDILESYDVDMRYPRSVAVSRDGSRMAVTNIGIGWTNLKLFRIIH; via the coding sequence ATGTGTGTCTTCTCCCAACATCCTAGATGCGACAACATCCAGGAAATAGCGATGGCAGCAAAACATTCGAAAGATGATGAAAGGAAAAATATACGCACATCCATTATAACTGCATCAGAAGTCATCATGAAATGCAAAGATGATCAAATGAACAACGTTTCGAGAGCGGAAGAACTAGTAAAAGAAGTTGATGATTTCAATCAAACcttattaaagaaaattgaGAAAGCTAAGGAGAGATTTGTCAGGGAAATGACTGACTGTATCAAACAGGAAGAAGAACGTCTAAATACGAGGAGAATTACGGCTGAAACCTTGAAGAAAGAACTTGACAAGCTTTTGGCAATGTTAGATAGCGTTCACGGGAATGGAAAGGAATCGGAAATATTCATTCTAAACCACATTCTAAAAATGACGCAAGACAATGCATTACAAACACTGAACACTTTATTGGATAATGATTACACCGTCAATATGGGACTTAAACTCGAcaaaaacctttcaaaaataaaaactactgatGTCGCAATATTTTCACGAAAGAAAACACAAGAGCCAAAACCAATATCATTAAATGGAGACACTACAAGCGTAAACAATGTTCACCAAAGGCCGACGCTAACGCTGTTGAAGACCATGGACCTCATGAAGACAGGGGACGACAAGTATCAGCCGTATATGACTGGGATGGACTTCCTGCCGGACGGGAGGATCATCGCCGTTGATAACTGTAACTGGAAATGCTTCATCTTGAGTGACTCACTAAAGAGATTCGACgctttttataaatttaagaacTATCCTAGGGACGTAACCTCTTACTCTGATGACAATATTGCAGTGACTGTAAATGACCGAACCATCTGCCTTCTGACAGTTGGAATTGACAACACAATCACACCGATGAAGACACTGAACATGGCCACCTACTGCGACTCTATCTGTCCTCTGAACAACCATACTTTCGTAGTGAGCACCTGTGATGATCCACTGCCTGCAAAGATGATCAACGTGAACGGCCAGAGGAGCGACTTTGAGAATGTTAGGTTTCCTTTGAAGACGTATAAGATTGACGAAAGCAAATGTGCCTACATACCATCCCGGGACTTGCTTGTTTTTACGGACAGATATGCTAACACAGTTTACACGTTCAACACTGTGACCGGCAAAATCACTGAGATCACAGATAGCCGAATAAGGGAACCGAGAGGTGTCAGTGTTGGGCCCGATGATTCCGTGTACGTCTGCAGTGAGAACACAAACACCATCATCAAGATATCGCCCGGCGGAGACATATTGGAGTCATATGACGTCGACATGAGGTACCCGCGCAGTGTAGCCGTCTCTAGGGACGGCTCCAGAATGGCCGTGACCAACATTGGAATTGGTTGGACAAATCTAAAACTGTTTAGAATAATACACTGA